A DNA window from Candidatus Sulfidibacterium hydrothermale contains the following coding sequences:
- the pepE gene encoding dipeptidase PepE, with product MNLLLISNSTMAGEPYLHWPLQHLTDFFNCHQVKEVCFIPYAGVHLHDGGLQASYDVYTQRVAGVFQSFGVKVTGIHNEKDPEKAIRSAEAVVVGGGNTFYLVAEMYRNGIMNVLREKVKAGMPYAGWSAGANVACPTLKTTNDMPIVEPESFQTLGLIPFQINPHYLDAHPDGHGGETREQRIEEFLAVNQDTTVVGLREGCLLLFENDTLHLKGNKSMRIFRHNTAPREVDPGSDLSFLL from the coding sequence ATGAATTTATTGTTAATCAGCAACTCAACCATGGCCGGAGAGCCTTATCTTCACTGGCCGCTTCAGCATCTTACCGACTTTTTCAACTGCCATCAGGTAAAAGAAGTCTGTTTTATTCCTTATGCCGGCGTACATCTCCACGATGGCGGGCTACAAGCTTCTTATGATGTTTATACTCAACGTGTGGCCGGTGTTTTTCAGTCTTTTGGCGTAAAAGTAACCGGCATTCATAACGAAAAAGATCCGGAAAAAGCCATTCGTTCAGCCGAAGCAGTGGTGGTGGGCGGTGGCAACACTTTTTATCTGGTGGCCGAGATGTACCGCAACGGAATCATGAATGTCCTGCGTGAGAAAGTGAAAGCCGGAATGCCTTATGCCGGCTGGAGTGCCGGAGCCAATGTAGCTTGTCCTACGCTGAAAACCACCAACGACATGCCCATTGTAGAACCGGAAAGTTTTCAAACGCTCGGACTGATTCCGTTTCAAATCAATCCGCATTATCTTGATGCCCACCCGGACGGACATGGCGGGGAAACACGCGAACAACGCATTGAAGAATTTCTGGCCGTAAATCAGGATACCACGGTTGTCGGATTACGCGAAGGCTGTTTGCTCTTGTTCGAAAACGATACGTTGCACCTGAAAGGGAACAAAAGCATGCGTATTTTCCGTCATAACACAGCACCCCGGGAAGTTGACCCCGGAAGCGATTTGTCATTTTTGCTTTAA